One Coffea eugenioides isolate CCC68of chromosome 2, Ceug_1.0, whole genome shotgun sequence genomic window, GGATGGGGCAAAAAAGCCCCGCTCTTTCCAGGATAAATAATGTGGCATGCGAACTGAAGATGCAGCATCATCATCCATGGGCTGGTGATATTCCCCCCGTGGGCCTCTACCAACACCGTCAGTGAAATTTCTGGAACCTCCCCTGTTTCTGTTGCTGCTGAATGCTGCCATTCTCCTCTGGCTACCAGGGTATTCATCCCTGTCAACTGGTGATCTCCTCCAACCAAGCGGCCTCTGCATGCTTTTTGAAGAATAGTTCACAGACTGCTTGTGATCGTGGGGATCTAATCCACCAAATTTGTCAACAGAGTCAGCAATCACACTTCTTGGCCTGGGCTGCCCTTGACCCTCAGGTCCACGATAACTAGATGGATAACGGTTTCTGGACTCCCAGTAAAACCAATGACCATCCCCTCCAATTCTTTCACGCTCGTGAACAGCTGATCTGTACCTCGTTGCAAATCTATCAGGACTGCTATCCCTCTCAGTTCGTGAAGAATAATTCATAGATTGCTTGTGATCATGGGAATTCACTCCACCAAACTTATCAACAGGATCATTCATAGAACTCCTCTGCCTGTTTGGTACCTGACCTTCAGGACCACGATAACTAGACGGATAACGGCTTCTTGAGTCCCAGTAGACCAACTGATTATTCCCTCCATTTCGTTCACGTTCCTGAACAGCAGGTCTGTACCTTGTCACATATCTATCAGGACAGCCATCCCTGTTTTCTCGTGAATATGAACTTCCACTGTTCCGGGATCTAAGGCATGAGAACAGTCAGACAATCAATACACAATAAAGCAGGAAAATTAAGTGAAAGGAATATGACCAAGCAACTCAATCACCAACCCACACAGAAAAGTATaccaaaaattttccaaaacacCACTcagccagaaaaaaaaaatggaaaaagaaatgtgaTGCAGAACCATACCTGCCCTGCAGTGTATAAACATTGTCCCTCTCCACTGCATCCAATGTTGAAGGCCCTTCAATACGTGATTGCAACTTCCCCCTGGTTGTCTTTGACCCAACTCCTGCATATGATCCTTTGACGTCAAGCCCATCCATGTGATCAGAAGTGCGACCCCGTCTACTACCATAATTTCTTTCCACAATCACATCTGTAGAAAGTTCTTCTGTAGTTCCAGATCCTTGATTGGACACTTTTTTGCCTGCAGTCTCAATCTTCTCTCTAATCTCCTTTGATTCTCCCCTTGAAGAACTTTTCACTGAAGTACTCCTCCTGGAATCAGTTTCTTGAGACTGTACACCCAATaaacctttcttttctttgccttGAGAACCTTCAGAACCAGCTTCAACTACTTTTGAGCTGGGACTATCACCAATATCAGAACCCTCACCAACTCTACCATCAGATTCATAGTCAAGACATTCATTCTCCCCATCCTCAAGTTCATTTTCCTCCCATGAGTACAATACAGACCCCCTCAATTCTCCATCCTCATAAGGAGAATCATAACCAACTTGAAGCTCATCAATTTTATCTCTACCATTTATGCAACCAGGATCATCCTGTGAAACATCTGAATTGTGGCAATCATCGAGAACAAAACCTTTACCCGAGTCTTGCAAAATGGATCTCCCCTCACCTTCTTCATCACGAACATGAGGATCATCATCCTTGGAAGGGAGCTGCTTGAAACCCAGGCACCGTGCAGCATCAGTTCCCAAATCATTAGCGGCCAGAATTTTCCCATCTTGACCCTTGGCATCAGAAATTACAGTGGAATGACCTCCAACAGAGATGTCTGAGATAGATAAACCTTCACACTTGGATGATGGATGTGTGTTCTCCCCGGAAATACTTTCCAAATTTTCAGCATCCAAAGTTTTACAGGTGCCTATACACTTTTCCAGCCCGAGGGCAATCCTGTTATCAGGCAATTCAGTTTTCTTTTCAGAGTCTTCCGGATCTCTCAGTTGACCATCATTCTCACCCCCAAACTTTTCCAAATCCGAAGCATCAGGTAAAACTACATTTTGTTCAGAAGTAGTCGCTAATGAAGATGCATCTCTACAGCTGTCAGCACCTGGAATCATAGTAGACACAGGACGAGATTTTATGTCTAAGTTTCCACCAGAAACTTCTGATGAATGACATGATTCAGACAGTGGACAATTAGTAAAAGATCCGTTGCTACCGAGAACATGACTAGAAACCTTTTCATCAGCAAGAGAATACTTTACGGGTTCCATTGAATGTCCACTGAGGCTACTATGACTAGTTTGACAAAATTCTTCTGAcccattttccttcatttttgcaGTAGAAGACTGAGTAGCACTTTCAATGTGGTCCAGAGGCAGACAACTTTCAGAGCCACTTCCATTACTTATACAGTCCCTTTGAATTACAGAAccttctttgtcaagtttctCCATGGGCATACCATCAATACAAGTATCATCACACTTGTACTGAGCGGAAGTATCCTCGTTAGGTTGCTCCCATGCATCCATCAAAGTATTGAGGTCCCAATGCCGTCTATCAATCTTCGAACTAGCAGATTTGCCTTCTTCAGTTTCCTCTGAACTAGAAGGAGCACCATGAGAACTTTCCACAACTAATGAGCATCCCTCCTTATTATCCAATAGTGAAGCATCTTTGTCCATTTGTTTCCCCGACTCTGAACAAGGGATACATTCTCTCACTGGCAAAGAGGAAGTAGAAGCATCAGATCTCTGTGGAAGTGAGGAAATATCAACTGCATCCCCCTTACCTTCATAAGGATCGTCATCTATGTTGTTAATGCAGGCAGCAGCTGCAAGAAGAGCAATACCAGAGAAGTTATCTGAATTATAAAGCTCTCCACTTGTCTCCTCAGAAACTTTATCACTCACAACTCCTTCATTAACCCCATTACCAACTCGAGCTGCAACAAACCCTCGCCTGTTTGTATAAGAGCCTGACGAACCATTGTGGTCTGAAAGATGTTCAAGGTCATCTGAATGTGAAGATGGAGTGCGCAATTGAGGTGATACTGACTGACCACTGTATAAAGAGGTCCGCAATGATGGAGATGGAGATCGTAGATAGTATCTCCTTTTCTTAATCGGCACGTACTCTGCTTTGTCAGGAAAGCATTGCCCAGTACCAGGTTCACCAAACTGCATAAAAAAACATGTCATTATGAAATAAAACATGAGATCACATGCTCTATCTTTGAACAGACAATATTAGGATAGAAAATTACATACTTTGTCAGAGTCAGATCCAGAAAAATCTCCAACCCTTTTAGGACTCTTATTGCCCAAGGCTACACGCCCATTGTTTCGTGCCACAGACTTTCTAGAGCGCTTCCCCTTCACAGTTTTCCAACTCAACTCACAATTGATTGAATTTGTAACTTCCAGACCCACAGTTCCAAGCATGCTTCTAGACAAGGGTCCTATTCCATCAACTAAGAATCTACCACCACAAGACTTGCAGGAAGCCCCTGCTAGCTGGTTTCTTTTTATACTAGATTCCAATGAAGAGGCTAAACTTCCTGGGCAAGTACAAATGCGTGTCTGCATTTGACAAGAGAACATTTCATTTGCTGAGAGAACCAAGTAAGAATCAAAACGCACAATTACAATTAGTGGTTCTGTCAACTTATCTATAGGCCAAGAATTCAACGTCAAACTAAGTttaaatctttaaaaaaaaaaatcttttaacATAATAAAAATTAGTATTAGGCAATAAAAAGCCAACATTTCACATTGCACCTCCAACCTCTTAACAGCTTAAAGGTTCCCAGTTCCATTTAGGTCAAGTAATTGATCCAACACCTCGACCAAAGTTACATCATATATGCCTTTGTAACAGCACGATGCATCACATTATGTCCAACAAACTTTCCCAAGGCAATGGGAAGAGCTCCCAGTAAAAGCTCAAAATGGACAAGATATAATGGCATGGTGGAACTGAAAACTCACCATCAGTTACCATCCAACATTGGTCTCATCCAGATATCAAACTTCTCCAGCAGAACCCAACTTCTAAAATATCAATATATTGGACTCCTGTTGAGTTTAAACAAATACATCAGAATTCAAAAAATAGAACACTGCAAGTATAGAAAGCCACCAATACAAAATATATGAATAATTGCTGAAAGACCAGAAAGCTCATGCGCCTCAACAAGGAACCACCAATGGGAGCAGCAGTCACAATAAGTAGGAGACTTGCAACAAAATTCcataaaattaatttaatattttcaaggCAACTTGTGCTAATCTTTGGAGTCACAGTTTGTTTAATTCGAGGCACATAAATACGAGAAGATTTTATTCAATAACATCGACAATCATTAAAAACACATATTTCAGTTTGATAGAAATCAGAAAACCGCTGCTTCTTGCCAGCTTTGGAAGAACACGCTGCTTCTTGCCAACTTAAGAAGAACACTTATCCGTTATCTCATGTAATGCCAGGGGAGAAAAAAGCACTTTCATCATCATTCCAATCCCCAAGGCAGCAATCCACTGCTTGCAAGGAAACCCAACAAAACTGCTAACAACTTGATAAATAGAACTAACTTGATAAAGATCCCAAATTAAAAGCAGCAATTTATCAATCTTAGAGTGATCAAAAGAACTACAAAACCATAGGGACAAGAGCAGCAAGTCAACACCACGACATGACAAGGCCTTAATCTCACCAACTCTATCTAATTGTAGTTTCTCTGCATTTATTCAAGTCTACATTCCTTCAAACAGAACTGACTTCGAGAATATGCCTGGACTCGATAGACTTGGACAGCATAAGCCTGATTGCCCTTACAGCAAACAATGCATTGGATCTGTCTGTATATCAGCATGTGCACATATTTTAGATCCACCAAACATCCAACCTAAATAGATTAAAAACCCCCCAAAAATGCCATTCTTCTTCTATTAGAAGAAGATAGAAAGATCCGATCGGGCAGGTCAAACTAAAATCTGGCAGTTATCAATTCAGCATCATCATTTGTCCTGACCAACCTTAGACTCAACTCTATTTTCACGCAGGGAACTTAGTTCTACCAGAACTTCTACAGGTGCTTGCGTATATCTCTAGCAAAAGAATCCACCAAAAGCCAAATTATTAGCCCAAAAATCAAAGGGgatctttgaaaaaaaaaacctaactACCTCCGCAGCATTTTTCCTGGTTAAAAATCTCAAAATCACAATAAAACAAGTTGATACAAAGCCCCAGCGACGCCAACAAACAAATCGTTGCAGACTGCGGTGCAACACTAAGGTCCCAATCGAATCAAATTGCGTGTTTCCATAGAGTTGCGGGTCCTTAGGCAGATAGAATGCGCATCTATAAAGGTAAACAGGCCTTGGTTCTTTTGTCAGGTTGCTGTTCTTGTCCCGATCTTCAATCTCGGAGCAGCTAGGTAAACCCTACACACATTTCTCTCCAGAAACAACAGATCTAGCAGTTGTCGCCGCAATCCACGTCCATGTAAAACCAATTTCTTCTCTGACGAAGTAATACAGCAAAACATCGAGCACAAAAACAAAAACGAGTGTAAAATCAATCAATAGCTAGGGTATTCAATACCTGCTTCTTCTTTAATCTTCTTCTTCACATAAATCGCCGCAAAATCGCCTAGTCCTCAGCCGATGCACCGATGTACCAAAAGGCAGAGATTAAATAATAATTGTATCAATCATCAACAAACTCCTCTCGTCGCGCTTCTTTCCACAAAAAACCAAAGAACAGAAAATAAAAATCGCCGCCGAGACTTTGTACAAAGATAGAACTCCAAATACGAGATCTTTCCGACTGTCCAATTCCTCGCCGACGATGAAGGAAGGGTGGTAACGGCCAGATCTTGGCGGTAGAGAAGAAGAGAGCAGTAGGATTCCGGCTTCCGTATGtcactttctctttcttgttcttcctttttttctttttcaacgcCCGGTAGATGCTTTGTTTTCTTTCCGCTCCCGCAAGGCTTTTCCCAGCCTGTTCTTCCCGATGAGGTCTTCTGTGTGTATTTACCCGTTTCTCTGTGTGTTGTAGATGATGAGCTCTGAAGTGTGCGATCAACCACGTATTTATGGTCGATCGTGTCCCCAAACTGCCCCtctaaatttgatttatttttcgATTATGCCCTTCGATGCCCTAATCCCCCATTGGGACTGACATTTACTCGCGGTCAACACCCCCGAGTAGCGGCGTTCTTTGCCCATAGATCCGATGTTGATTaggtttttctctttttcaaaactttttgGTGAGTTCTACGTTGATCCAACGACCGTCAGTTGATCCGTAactaattttgttttcttcttttttgccTTTGATAATGGATCTATCCTGTTTTTGGATGGgagattatttaaaaaataataataatttgaaaaaattatatatgagaaaaaattattttaaaaataattaaatttgtgtttatgatacaaattaaataatatttaaaaaaatttgtattCAAATTAtgctaatcttttttttttttttacaagcaAATTATGCTAAGCAAACGGACCGGGATAGGGGAAACAAAATACACATACAAAGCATCCTCGAAAACCAGGGATTACATTTAATAATATTCAAAATGATATGATGTTTGAAACTAGTTTGAGCGAGAAATATGTATATTAGATGAATTAGAGTATAAGAAAACCCTTAATAATAACTAAACAAAATATATTGATTGTTGTCCTATCAAGTCCgctaaagttttttttttttttatcaacatGATAGACCTACAATTATTCTACACTACGGGATAAGAGGACCTGAAGAGGTCGGGGAAAACTGGAGGAGACTGAACGACCTACCGATCCAAACTAGTAAGCCACTTGAAGTGGCTTGCCACATTTTGTAGCCAATGGTGGGAGGCAGGATTTGATCCCCtgacctcccaccccaccaactTTGGTGGTGGTCACTGAGCTCTTGTTTCAAGTCTGCTAAAGCTGCGTAACTATAATTCCTTCGTCTCATAAATTTTTCATGGATTTCAAAGAGATTAATTGTTGTTACGTGCAATAAATATAGTTAATCAAAggatttttaattctttttgaatttttttgcatggccttcattttttattttttattttttggcgTGGCCTTCATGACGAACAATATCATGCGATCGACTTCGTCGTAGTTAATACAAGAAAACCATAATGATTTGGCTACTTCAATTGCAGTTTTTAGAAGATGTTTTCAAAATAGTGATATACTATAGTAAATGTTTTGGAATGTGGTGAAAACaagattttaaaataatttagaaatATAATACGGTAGTTTAAAAGAAAGTATTTAGAGGATATTTCAtagtatttcaaaaaaaaaaaaaaaaaaaagagaagaaggtCTATCCAAAAAAATTGTCCAATGGTTATGAATTTTCCGCCAAAGAAATGTTAAATACTTACTAATTGCTAAAGCTTATAGTAGGGAAAAGGCCAACATGTAGCATCGGAAGGGAAATGGATAATCGTTGAGAAGTCAATAACAATTtaagcaaaagaagaagaatataAAGATCAAAACAGATGCACGAAGTAAAGGGAGGGATAGGAACTGCTGTACTATAGATTGGGCATGTGTGGCCATCGATTGAAGCCGATAAATCGTGTAAATTTTGGTTCCGTCATTTCAATTTCCATTGcgcccaaaaaataaaataaaatgccAACGTAttcatctcaatttttttttcccagaCTTTTGAAATTAGTTAGGTAAATCTAATCCCAAATTTAACCTTAAAAGTCGACAACTCTTGAGGCAAACTTGGGGACTTAACTACCCAACCCCCAACCCCAGAGAAACGATGTGGGATTACGGGAAAGTTAGTAGGGAAGCCTCTACTAGGTCTTAAAGAAAAACTCACTTACCCCAGATACCTTTCCTGCgtctttgtcttttttttccAGACTTATTCATCTCAATGAATTGTAGAATATTTAGTAGTAGTAAACGTACCAATTTACCATTCAACTCAACGGTGTACCCCTGAAGAATGATTTTTGAAGCTCGATTCAGAAAATCTATTGGTGCCTAATACTAGCAAATTTAGATTAAAGACACAATTATCAACAGCATTCTTCTAAGTTAGAAATAACATAAAATGGTGTGTTGACCGGACGTGGATGCACAACAATTTTAAGCAAGTAAATTGATCATCCATAGTAGAAATGTAGTTTAGGTTAAGCTAAACTtttgaagaaacaaaagattttctagaAGTAATATACAGGGAAATTGTATAGGAAGTATGGGAATCTTTTAGAAtttaagaaaggaaaagaaagaagatagGTCGAGCTTTTAAACTGAGTCGAATACTTGGGGTTTAAGTTCCATTCGTATATTATATGAACAAAATTTGAGTTCTGGTTAAATGTTAAACGAGCTACAAGAAATGCTTAGTTTATTTGTATAAATATTCGAATTCAACCTCAGCTCATTCAACTAAATGAGCTCGAATTTGACTTTGAAGAtgatttaattatatttttaataaacaATACATTATTTAGAATAAGTTTAATCATATttcttggtttaaaaaaaaaaatactaaatcttAGGGGCGtgcatcgaattcgaattcggaagtttgaattcggaatttttcGGAATTTTGGTATAGGAATTACcgaccgatttcgatttcgaattcaccaatTTCGATTTCAATTTCGATTCCAAATTCAATTCGGAATTCGGTAAATTCCGAATTCACCGATTTCGgtaacttttttcctttttttctcttttttgttagatgtattgttatataatataacttttatattacatatattataaaaaatattattatatataaatatattattaaaatattattatatacataaatatatattaatatacatattataaaatgaaattgaaataaaatatattattatataataaattaatatatattaatatatatattataaaatgaaattgaaatcgaaaatttcgatttcgatttccGATTTCAAAAACTCCATTACCGAATTTGAACCAAATTCTCATAATTCGAAATCGAAAATTCCGATTTCAGTGCCGAATTCCAAATTACTGATTTCGAAAATTCCGATGAATTCGGTCGgtaaatcgaaatttttcgattttgcacaccCCTACTAAATCTAACACTGTGCTTGAACTCGATTCATTCATTGAActattgattttatttttatttttttggaagtCGAACATGAAagtatctctctctctctctctcttgttttctggGCAATTTCTAAAATATTGAAGCAAAGcctctcctcttttttttttttctctcggTTTGGTAGGAGGGTTTTAGACCCATTACATGACAACTAGCGTAGAGG contains:
- the LOC113762035 gene encoding uncharacterized protein LOC113762035, with the protein product MTRICTCPGSLASSLESSIKRNQLAGASCKSCGGRFLVDGIGPLSRSMLGTVGLEVTNSINCELSWKTVKGKRSRKSVARNNGRVALGNKSPKRVGDFSGSDSDKFGEPGTGQCFPDKAEYVPIKKRRYYLRSPSPSLRTSLYSGQSVSPQLRTPSSHSDDLEHLSDHNGSSGSYTNRRGFVAARVGNGVNEGVVSDKVSEETSGELYNSDNFSGIALLAAAACINNIDDDPYEGKGDAVDISSLPQRSDASTSSLPVRECIPCSESGKQMDKDASLLDNKEGCSLVVESSHGAPSSSEETEEGKSASSKIDRRHWDLNTLMDAWEQPNEDTSAQYKCDDTCIDGMPMEKLDKEGSVIQRDCISNGSGSESCLPLDHIESATQSSTAKMKENGSEEFCQTSHSSLSGHSMEPVKYSLADEKVSSHVLGSNGSFTNCPLSESCHSSEVSGGNLDIKSRPVSTMIPGADSCRDASSLATTSEQNVVLPDASDLEKFGGENDGQLRDPEDSEKKTELPDNRIALGLEKCIGTCKTLDAENLESISGENTHPSSKCEGLSISDISVGGHSTVISDAKGQDGKILAANDLGTDAARCLGFKQLPSKDDDPHVRDEEGEGRSILQDSGKGFVLDDCHNSDVSQDDPGCINGRDKIDELQVGYDSPYEDGELRGSVLYSWEENELEDGENECLDYESDGRVGEGSDIGDSPSSKVVEAGSEGSQGKEKKGLLGVQSQETDSRRSTSVKSSSRGESKEIREKIETAGKKVSNQGSGTTEELSTDVIVERNYGSRRGRTSDHMDGLDVKGSYAGVGSKTTRGKLQSRIEGPSTLDAVERDNVYTLQGRSRNSGSSYSRENRDGCPDRYVTRYRPAVQERERNGGNNQLVYWDSRSRYPSSYRGPEGQVPNRQRSSMNDPVDKFGGVNSHDHKQSMNYSSRTERDSSPDRFATRYRSAVHERERIGGDGHWFYWESRNRYPSSYRGPEGQGQPRPRSVIADSVDKFGGLDPHDHKQSVNYSSKSMQRPLGWRRSPVDRDEYPGSQRRMAAFSSNRNRGGSRNFTDGVGRGPRGEYHQPMDDDAASSVRMPHYLSWKERGFFAPSTKGAHASVPRRDSRSRSRTRSPRAWHPQRERNLGARRHSRSPDFRSEARMDRMRAPFQKPNFAADYGESFMSPPRGRFSPQRNFRGLDDRNFVDSHLRHRRSPLNVFRQSQRLESIGLSGRLKSDDSFRPMMRPGRFPHTAGLGRGCKLEENDDDKRHDDRSGMMH